A genomic region of Sarcophilus harrisii chromosome 6, mSarHar1.11, whole genome shotgun sequence contains the following coding sequences:
- the TNNI2 gene encoding troponin I, fast skeletal muscle — RPGGRGSPRGPGSSKGTEGLSREGAPEKSPSKRNRAITARRQHLKSVMLQIAATELEKEESRRESEKANYLAEHCPPLHLPGSMSEVQDLCRQLHAKVDAAEEEKYDMEVKVQKSTKELEDMNQKLFDLRGKFKRPPLRRVRMSADAMLKALLGSKHKVCMDLRANLKQVKKEDTEKERDLRDVGDWRKNIEEKSGMEGRKKMFETES, encoded by the exons CGCCCTGGAGGCCGGGGGTCCCCACGGGGCCCTGGAAGCTCAAAGGGGACCGAGGGGCTCAGCAGGGAGGGGGCGCCCGAGAAAAGCCCCTCA AAAAGGAACCGGGCCATCACCGCCCGCAGGCAGCACCTGAAG AGCGTCATGCTCCAGATCGCGGCCACTGAGCTGGAGAAAGAGGAGAGCCGCCGGGAGTCCGAGAAAGCCAACTACCTGGCTGAGCACTGCCCGCCCCTGCACCTGCCGGGGTCCATGTCCGAGGTGCAG gacctCTGCAGGCAGCTCCACGCCAAGGTCGATGCAGCTGAAGAGGAGAAGTATGACATGGAAGTGAAGGTTCAGAAAAGCACAAAGGAG CTGGAAGACATGAACCAGAAGCTCTTTGACCTTCGAGGCAAGTTCAAGAGGCCTCCTCTGAGGAGGGTGAGGATGTCGGCTGACGCCATGCTGAAGGCGCTGCTGGGCTCCAAGCACAAGGTGTGTATGGACCTGAGGGCCAACCTGAAGCAGGTGAAGAAGGAGGACACCGAGAAG GAAAGGGACCTTCGTGACGTGGGTGACTGGAGGAAGAACATTGAAGAAAAGTCTGGAATGGAGGGCAGAAAGAAGATGTTTGAGACCGAGTCCTAG